TAGTGCTCAACTGACCCAAGCGTTACCTAAACCGATTGCGACAGGCTTCTGGGTGCTGCTGTTTACTGCGGTGGGTCCTGCTTTTGCGATGCCACGAGCGGTAACCGTTGCCTACGAAATGGGTATTAAGCCATTTGTTTCTGGTGATTATCTGGCGCTGTTCTCATTCATCTTTGTTGCCCTGACATTGGTATTGGCACTACAGCGTGGCAAGTTGGTTGACTATATCGGCAAATTTATGACACCAATGTTGGTATTGATGCTGGCGGCGCTGGCTCTAGCGGCGTTAGTGATGCCTTTAGGCGAGTTGAGTACGCCGACGATGGATTATCAGCAACAAGCATTAACCAGTGGCTTAATTCAAGGCTATATGACCATGGATGCGATCGCTGCGGTTGGTTTTGGTTGGGTGATCATCAAAGCGATCACTGACAAAGGTCATGTGACTTCAAAATCGATTTTTAAAGTGACGTTAAAAGTAACCTTGGTTTACGCACTATTGATGTCAGGTTGCTACCTTGCGATGGCTTACGTTGGTGCTACGTCGGCAAGCATTGCAGAGGGTGTGACTAATGGTGGTGAGCTTCTAACTCGTTACGCAGCAGAAGTATTTGGTACGTTTGGTTTAGTTTTACTTTCGGGCATCATCATCATGGCGTGTCTAACCACGACGGTAGGTCTGACTAACGCTTGCGCTGAGTACTATCAGCAAACCTTTAACTCACCGTTCTCACTAACGGCAGTGATTGTTGTCGTGCTTACTGGCGTGATTGCTAACTTTGGTTTGAACCAGATCCTTGCGGTGAGTTTGCCTGCAATTCTAATTTTGTGCCCAGTTGCTATCGCGCTGGTTTTGACGGCACTTGTCATCCCGACGGATCGAGCGAATTGGTTTGCGTATGTTGCGGTAGTGGCAATCAGTTTGCTGTTGGGTTCTATTGATGCGTTAAGCATTCTTGAGATGCTGCCTGACTCCTTGGCATCACTATTA
The genomic region above belongs to Vibrio ponticus and contains:
- the brnQ gene encoding branched-chain amino acid transport system II carrier protein, coding for MKNQSSLAIGLMTFAMFLGAGNIIFPPFLGLEAGTQYLPAMAGFLITAVGLPALTLIVFGRLSDSAQLTQALPKPIATGFWVLLFTAVGPAFAMPRAVTVAYEMGIKPFVSGDYLALFSFIFVALTLVLALQRGKLVDYIGKFMTPMLVLMLAALALAALVMPLGELSTPTMDYQQQALTSGLIQGYMTMDAIAAVGFGWVIIKAITDKGHVTSKSIFKVTLKVTLVYALLMSGCYLAMAYVGATSASIAEGVTNGGELLTRYAAEVFGTFGLVLLSGIIIMACLTTTVGLTNACAEYYQQTFNSPFSLTAVIVVVLTGVIANFGLNQILAVSLPAILILCPVAIALVLTALVIPTDRANWFAYVAVVAISLLLGSIDALSILEMLPDSLASLLNQYLPLFSAHASWFMPVVALIAVSKWKLSRQIETQTAELDIAVKTNR